cgtctaaattgaagaatttttgtcttcccgccttccagacaggccttagacgtcacCATTTGACTATCTGACGTCTAAGAGCCtaggaattaggtgaacaacattaattgtagctcAGTCGACGTCGggttttcaggggatccgacgtctatgcgacgtctaaagctgaaccggttgacgtttgatttcccgtcagtgacttgaacgtcggtgcccttttctagccgacgtcgaattgactgtcttatcacatacctcaggcaattggatgTCAGTTTGCGgtaggtgcgacgtctatgatgtcatagacgtcgcctaacagtgaaactgacgtctagtttttcaaaatatttacgataatgccaccgttcagtaatagacgtcggtttttcatGAAACCGATgtctaatgggtgacgttaaacaacatttttgcactaatgGTTACTTGGATGTTGAGGAAATTACCTTTGAAAGTGAACCAGATGATGGATCTTTGACTCATGTTAAGGTTGGAAGTATAATTCgataataaagacaaaaaactTGTAAAGCTCGTGAATAAGTTAGAATGCTGgttttactttgattttagACTTACGGAGTTAGCATTCTGAGATATAGATAATCGTTTTGAActtaaagaaaaacttatattaaTGCCATGGATTATAAAATAAGTATGGTGTTTGTTTATTGTAAccaatattttgaaatgtttcgTTTGGTTTTTGGACATTTGAAAACTTGGTTTACAAGtcttcatattttttgtttttgtttttattgaagtaaaaatgaCAGTAAAACTAAGTTTTCTCcatagtttactttttttttttttaatacatatgTTTTTACTCAAACAGTAAATAAGGTGAAACCAATATTTtttaggaaacttaaataaaaattataaagctCATgcaaatatctattttaataaatatagtaattttctcatagtattattattagtaataattttatgagtaaaaaatattatcaatgaaaaatggtgataagttaaacaaaaatttatgatagaaaattatgataatggatttaaatttttgagaaTTTATTTCTACAATTTTAGaaagttttaaaaatcaaatagtaataataataatagcaataataaaaaaaaatgaagacaaCCAACTTTCGGTGATGAATATCATGAGTAGTTAACAAACAAGATTTCTTCCGTGAttgaaaaaatagattaaaataataatagaaaaaagacATTTATGGCCTATAATTAGCTAAGTTGAGAGAAATTATGCATATTGAAAGAGAGAATTCAAGTTACAAAGGGAAGTAGAAATGAATTTTTAGAGTAGAGAGTATTGAAGAATTCTAGGAGCAAACTTCCATCAAGAAAATAATTCGAGGATACAAGTAAGGGGAGTTAACCTTTtcagatttttatattaatgatataatattGTTGTATAACTATTCATGTCCTTGAATTTTTGCGTGAATATTGTAAATGAAAAATCTATGTGTTCTTATTTTGAATCTGTGAATAAGAATTTGTGAAAACtagttgaggaacactttggctgAGAAAAGACCcagtacttaagttgtccattgagACGTACCTCTCTTTCCTGAAAGTCTACTCAACGAATTTTCAACTTATTTCTTATCGaacagattatatatataatattgttaagTGATTAATAATTTGTGATTCTATTGAGTGAAATCTTGAGCAATGATATTATTGATTTGTATGTATGGTTGTATTATAGATTGGAAAGTTATTCTATGTTGAGTTACGAATATGGATTTGAATCAAATATGTATAGCATGATGAATGGGTTGATGAATATGATCATGACATGATATTGACTAAGAATCTCGTGGAAAGATTTAGTAGTGACATTGTATTAGTGTACACGATGATGTTGAGGGTCTTGTTGTTGGTGGTCATCCTGATACTCTAATAACTCTCCAATCTTAAGTAGAGAATGatgagttatgtggtgagaggGGCAGGAGGTTCTAGTTTATGTGCTAGTTTTGGACATAGGTGTAATGGGCTAACCTTGTGGATGACATGTGTATTGTATTTGGCCATGATTGTTGTATGAGGGGTGGAGGCCATCACAAGTACACGACCACCCAAGACTTCCATGAATGTGCAATTTGGATAATAAAGTCCAGTAAAATCATTTGCATCTTACATGAATTTTATTGTGAATGAATTATGtgtaataataatgttatcCCTACTCTTGAATAGTCTTTTGCATggtagctcacccttgcttgtttgtgtttgtgctgaaaaaattatgtttgtGTGATGATAGTATAACATGTGTGTTATACGGGAGTAGATGATGGAATGACGTCTGAATCAAGTACAAGTGAAGAGGGAGGCAGAAGAATAGTAGAtaaaagttcaaacaaaattttacgaGTGTTTTATGCGGATTTGAAAGAAATATGTATTTTCAGTATGATCTTCTTTATATTTCCTTTATATTTCATAATGGATGATTATATAAATGTCAAATTACTTATATTATCTATGAAATATTGAATGTGAGAAATTAGGATGTTACAAAAATCGTATTATTTAGTTGCTTAATGAAAGTAGTTAATCTTATTATTTGTCAATGATAATTACATTCGTCATACATAactattacaaaataataattagccGTCTAAAAAAATTCTTTACTGAAGACAAATATAgtcaaaacattaattaatttcgATTCATGATTACCTTCATTATTTTCACTCATTGTTGTTATCCTCAAAAGCTATCAAGAACCAACATACTCTTTATTCTATAAATCCTAAACTATAAACAAAATTTCTATCAATAATATATGACAACAACAAGAACGAACAATAATATCGTCAATCTAGATGTTTTTCTAttgaattcaatttaaaatgtaattgcaatttgaaattttaatacgAAAAAAAagtcttcgtaagaaaaaaaaatcaaaattaatttaaaaaaagtcatATAAATTGTGTCcatgccaattttttttttttgtcaaaaatataatttccgATCCGTGTAATAGCCTCAACGCAATTGCCACCAGCGATGACAACTGGGGAATGTAAGATGTGATGTGGCGTGAGAGAGTGGCTAGGTAAAACACTCAAAACATGCATTATACGAAGGACTAcacttttcaaatttcaaaaccaACAACGCATGTAAGATGTGATGGAACATAACATCTCGTAGTGGGTAGCTTTAATTGCGATCAAGGTAAAGTATTTGTGCTTAAACCATCTATTACAAGACCTTTCAACTGTACCAATATGCAAGTGACATGATATACCACTTTCTATAGCCACCTTCTCACATGTGCAtcgcattattattttttgatctATCAATGGGACCACAAAACTACCGTCACCATAGCAGAACACAGAATTTTATCTCCCCTGTTTCGTTAAGTGGTTTTACAAACACTCATATGATTAGGAAAATCACAATATGTATGCTCTTACAAATCTCATTCTACattctattttgtaaattttcaataatgatGACAAAGTTGATTTTGAATCCTCAAAggacttaaatataatttaaaagaaaatctacttttttttttctaaaaaaattgtattattgtttattttttattccaaaattagaaaaatcatCATGTATTCTAATCTTTATTCCATAACCTTAACCTTGGGAGCAGAGAGTGAGTGAGGGAGAGGATGGTCACACGTGTTCAAACAGGGACACCTCAGAACTCACTCTCACGGTCATTCTTGTCTTCCTCAATCAACTCCATTTCTACTTGCTCTCATTCTCTTTGTTCCAAATTCCGACAGCAAACaagtcaacaacaacaacatcgtCTTCATCCATTTCACCAGATATTATTTACTCGCATGAAAGACGCAACTATGTTTCCCTCTCCACGCAACTCAATCATGCCTCCCACTCACTAAAAAAACACTATCATACTCCTCCACCAAAACCATGTCGGACAATCTACACGGTTCCGAAATCTCGCCCAGCACCTCCTCCACAAGTCTCGGCGAGTTACCGGAAATCGCCGCGATACGGCTCGGGATCGATCTCGTGTCGGCGGCCAGGCGAAATATCGCCTTCTTGAGGAGCGTGGCCGATTCGGTATGGCTTCACCATACGTCCATTATGGTGGAGGCTATAAGAAGGTAAACTCTATGGAACAAAATCACCTCCCTTGTTTGTTTTGGTTTAGTTAACTCATCTGACGGTGGAGCGGTTTTGCAGGTACCATGATTTCTGGATGCCGTTGATTGCTGATCTCACGGTTCCGGACTCTGCTCCTCCCGTAATTCTTCCTGCGCTTGACATCCAATGGGTTTGGTTCTGTCACACTTTAAACCCCGTGAGTTCGTGTATCGTTTGTTTTcgtgaaaattaaagaaaaataaagtgaagTAAATCAGTTTGTAATGTTGTTTACCGTTTTAGGTGAGTTACAGGGAGTACTGCGAGACGAGATTCTCGAAGCTGATAGGGAGGGCGGGAATTTTCGACGAAGAGAACAGAGAGTACGCGTTGATGCGGTGCATGGAGATTTGGAGCAGCAGATACCCGTGGGAGTCGTTTGAGAACGAGGCGAGTTCGGATTCGCAGGATTCGAGTGGCGAGGTTGTTGGGGGGAGTTTGAAGGAGGGTGTATTTAAGGAAGTTGAGAAGCAGAGGTTGTTGTTGTGCTCCATGTTCTTTGAGCCGTACAGGTCTGAGGTTGTGTACTTGATTGCCGCCAGACAGCGATACAGGGCTTTCTTGTTTATGCTGCAGAGGTTCGCGCATGAATTTTCTTCGCGTTTCGTTCCTGCTTCGGACATCCTCTTAATGTGGCTGACCCACCAGGTGTGTCTATTTGTTGCGTTTCGTTCTCCTCTTAAATGCTTTCACACTCAACATCTTAAGTCTTGATTTCTCACTCGCGGATGAAGTAACAACtagaatgaaatttatttctCTATTTGTTCTTTTGATGACTCTCTCCCTGAGTTAATATTCTCAATTCGTCTTTCTGACTTTTTGCTATGATCTTTCAATTGTTTTGCTTTTAACGGAGTAGAGCTACCCAACAGTGtattttgatgatttgaaaGCATTAGCCGTGGAAAATGATCTGCGGAAGGTGGTAACTTTGTCTGAAACCCCGAAGGAAAAGGATTTTGAAGAAACGAAAAAATTGTGGGATAGGGCATTCAATCAACCTTGTGAGAAAGCAGGTGGGGAGCTGCCTTTCACATTGGAAGGGGTTACCTCAACTAAGTCCCCTGTCTATTGGGAAGAATCAAGCACAGATGTCAATACAAAATACAGATCCATGCTTCCAAGATTTTTGCTTGAGGTCAATTTCTTGCTCTCTTTGTCTGCTTCCATTGTCTTTTTTTCTAGTATGCTTGTCAGAATGCTGTGTACTGggttcctctttttctttcaagtctGTGGTAAATGACCTGAAGTAGTTTTTGTGCGGTTAATGTTAGgaaacatcatcatcaatttcCGTGGTAGGAAAAGTGTAATCCTATAGCTGCGTTCTTTTGCTTGGGTTTGCCTAAACAGGAAATTTGCTTTACAGTACCACTCAGATGTTTTGGTTTGTAATATTTTCGTACATGTATGATGAACTTACCGAAGCTTCTATGCAATAGAGTATAGGTGATGGTGTTGCAACcatatataacaaatatttcaaacaatCCCTGAAACAGAATATCATGGACAAACGTGAAAGTATTGCACAAGAATGAAGTGCGGCTAATTTTTATCATGCAGGCCTGTGTGTTCGTGAGACTTAAGCAAAGAATAAGAACATTGCAGAAGGATATAAACCGTGATTTCCTACGCCTCCGAATAACAAGGTGTCATAGTGAACTAAAGCTAGACAAAGCCTTCTCCAATTTCACCGATGATTCATGGAAAAAAGCTTGGCACTTTTACTGTGAATTTGGAACTAAGGGAGTTATGCTTGAGTTTCGTCGTCATGGTGGTAAATGTCTGAGAGGAAGTAGTCTGCTGGACACGGTTTCATTCGGCTGGAATGATTTATTGAGAGCAGATTCTTTAACTTTGGAAAAGGAAATTAGTCAACAGGTGAATGTTGTTACATCAATGACTCCACCAGTTCAAGCACCGTACTTGTTGAAATGTGTACCTGATCGAGTCACAGACGATTCTGGGTCAATGATATCTGATGTGATTCTGAAAATGAATAGTTATCGTCCACAGGAAGGGCGATGGTTGTCTCGCACGGTTCTTGATCATGCAGGGAGAGTGTGTTTTGTTGTTAGAATTAGGTGAGGTTCTTCAATTCTTCCAGTAAGATATAGCTGGCATGGTTTATAGCATTTTTTACTAACTAAATGGCATATGTTTGAAGTACAGGGTAGCaggaggattttggagaagagGGAGCGAAACTCCTTCAGCTGTTAAATGGGAAGACAGGATTATAGAGATACGTGAGGGCTCTTGGTCTTATGTTGCTGGTCCCATTGGTAGAGCCCCTGGTATGTTTTATGACATGTTACATAAATTTAATGACGGTcaatgtgtttgtgtttgtcttGTCTTATCTTCCTTGCAAAATTGATATTGGTCTGAATAATAAGAAAACCACAATTCTTATTATTCATTCATATTAGTCCGGATTCAAAAGTTGTCTGAAATATTGTCGTGTTTTGTTTCTATCTAGTAATATTTTCTAGTTTTGTTTCTGTCTAGTACAGAGAAGGTGGTGGCTACTGCAACGCCAAAGGAACCTACTGAACAATGTAAAGCTGCATGGAAGTTTTCAACAGGAGATGAGCTGACAATACAATGGGAGTCATCAGAATCAGTGTCAGGTCTCACCTTTTGTTTGCAAAATCAAACCTCTCCAGAGTCATCGGTAGAGTGTCAACTTTCCTAAATGTTGTcatgaaaaaaatggaattttttGCTTCCTAATTTGGCTAACTCCCAAGTTTGCAATAATTAAATGCAGGTGCAGTTATTGAGAGGGAGGCAAATGCAATAtgaagtaaagaaaagaaagtcaaAGAGAAAAGGTGAAGACATGAGAATAGAGTTAGAGGAGAAAGAgattgaggaagaggaggattATTTTCTAACAGTAGTGCGATTGACAGAAGAAAAGCCAGATGGAAAAGCAACTGCACTTATAAATTGGAGGCTATTGGTTGTTGAAGTATCTCCCGAAGAAGATGCAGTGCTGATGCTTCTCCTTTGCATTTCAATACTGAGAAGTGTATCAGAAATGAAGAAACAAGACGTGGGAGGGTTGTTGGTGAGAAGAAGATTAAAGGAAGCAAGGTTTGGAAGTAGAGATTGGGGTTCTGTGATACTTCATCCATCTTCATGGTCCTCGTCCATTGATTCAACTTATCTTCAACCTTGGCATTGGCATGCTGGTGTTGTGATGAAATCTGATGCAGTAGATCAGCTAAAGAGGTATCCGACGTTAGGTCAGTCACCTGTGGAAGGTACTGACATGTTGTACAGACAAAGCATTTTAAGTTAACCCTGTcttcaattcaaattttagCTTGCTTCAAGTTCACATTTTTATTGGAggataacaaaatttatataaatattgtaaaaccaATTCATAAAATGATTTGTTTGTGGCTTGTGAGTACCTGCCTCCTTGCTAatctatattattaaaaatctttcaattttttaaattatcattgcCTAATAATACTGTTTGTACTAATTGACATAAATAAACCACTGAAGAgcttaattaaaacttttaatacaCATATTAAATCGAATAAAGGCTTACATAAGTTTTTAATCTACGACAAATTtggatttgaatttttattaaacttttctggtcactaaattttttttattaaactaaattaattgagaatgtcACGTGACTTACCCATATTATACTTAAAAGAAATACTGTTGAGGTTTACATTGTAGAATTTagcaattaaaaattacaacaaGTAACGTttctgaaaattataataattatcttaattacatgtgtcaaaaaatgatttatgacataaaaaaatttaaatactgatattattgttagaaaataaaagaatttactgactaataaaaattgttacaaaaattactcttattttataatattttatatcatattgaCAATTAAAAATCaccataaaaatatatcatattttataaagtcgtcaaaattatatatatatatatatatatatatatatatatatatatatatatatatatatatatatttctaaaatccaaaaaatatttattaattatttttcattaattttataatcaataatttaattatgtatttatttaaaaatattttaaatgataatgcTAGTGTTACTAATTttaccatattaaaaaaattaacagtttaatttattgtataataaGTAGTTATTCCATCAAATGTTATAACATATAGTgattaataaaagtatatttagtgaaatataataaatcaaaataaccaTACATTATTACCGACAaaatttttctaacaaaataataccaaattattttactatgtctaaatatattataaaataatatacattcaGTTTatcaaacttataaatattacaAGGTACATGTATAATTAGTCTACCAAAGTTTTAACATGTTTGTGAAATtctatgaaaattataattaagtgaagaTTTGTCTATTCTTTTGTtctgtaaaattaaaatcatatcatattagtataattgaaaataatacacaaatataatatcatattagtATAGTTTTAGAGAAACTAAATCAAACcaacatttttgttaaaatttattctattaagaatattataatgtaattaattaaaatattttcaagctTCACATACCAAGTTGTTTAAAAActtgtttatataaatataataataataataattacgatgtaatttttttttaatatatttaaattgcatttcattacataaatattatatttttaaatattaagtgCGTTGCactacattcaaaataaatgaaaaattgatgAACAAGTTCATTAAAAATGGTTTATTTTATCTAGATATCTTATGACAAATTTTGTTCTTATAAACaagttaatataaatttcatgCTAGACCTTTAAAACATACCATatcatttaaatagttttaatttgattcttgtaaattttaacttaatatcTAATCTTAATGTTAAATTATCACGTAATTAATAGGCTCTTAAATATACTTGTAAACCtgtcaaattaatatttgagtCCTATTGGacttctaaaaaaat
This genomic interval from Vigna radiata var. radiata cultivar VC1973A chromosome 8, Vradiata_ver6, whole genome shotgun sequence contains the following:
- the LOC106769787 gene encoding glycine-rich domain-containing protein 2; the protein is MSDNLHGSEISPSTSSTSLGELPEIAAIRLGIDLVSAARRNIAFLRSVADSVWLHHTSIMVEAIRRYHDFWMPLIADLTVPDSAPPVILPALDIQWVWFCHTLNPVSYREYCETRFSKLIGRAGIFDEENREYALMRCMEIWSSRYPWESFENEASSDSQDSSGEVVGGSLKEGVFKEVEKQRLLLCSMFFEPYRSEVVYLIAARQRYRAFLFMLQRFAHEFSSRFVPASDILLMWLTHQSYPTVYFDDLKALAVENDLRKVVTLSETPKEKDFEETKKLWDRAFNQPCEKAGGELPFTLEGVTSTKSPVYWEESSTDVNTKYRSMLPRFLLEACVFVRLKQRIRTLQKDINRDFLRLRITRCHSELKLDKAFSNFTDDSWKKAWHFYCEFGTKGVMLEFRRHGGKCLRGSSLLDTVSFGWNDLLRADSLTLEKEISQQVNVVTSMTPPVQAPYLLKCVPDRVTDDSGSMISDVILKMNSYRPQEGRWLSRTVLDHAGRVCFVVRIRVAGGFWRRGSETPSAVKWEDRIIEIREGSWSYVAGPIGRAPEKVVATATPKEPTEQCKAAWKFSTGDELTIQWESSESVSGLTFCLQNQTSPESSVQLLRGRQMQYEVKKRKSKRKGEDMRIELEEKEIEEEEDYFLTVVRLTEEKPDGKATALINWRLLVVEVSPEEDAVLMLLLCISILRSVSEMKKQDVGGLLVRRRLKEARFGSRDWGSVILHPSSWSSSIDSTYLQPWHWHAGVVMKSDAVDQLKRYPTLGQSPVEGTDMLYRQSILS